A single window of Liolophura sinensis isolate JHLJ2023 chromosome 6, CUHK_Ljap_v2, whole genome shotgun sequence DNA harbors:
- the LOC135468553 gene encoding hyaluronidase-1-like: protein MTTRQLEPPSPKPFLVIWNIPSKKCGTRYGILPKLTKYGILHNTHQHFYGEEIVIFYANHLGFYPRLLADGEVVNGGIPQLANMDMHLAKARGDIEKRIPNANFSGYGVIDWESWRPIFRRNWGVHRMYKERAVKAIAKQYPSWNYTTVKAYAKKEFDISARRFITATLSLAKDLRPLAKWGFYLFPDCYNFRNGQDYCDKKQTKRNDRLWWLFRASGALYPSIYLTQKLRPKYRAGHIKGILQEGYRIQKTHTNRARTPVLPYARIRYSDTNFLLSRNDLEGTIGQAATSGSSGIVLWEKYANTVGKRKCVQLKKYVQKMLGPFLMTLQRFVTDCSKTLCEGRGRCVRKKHFPSKTRPHHYKHGFVSMFAKHQRRYDQAFRCSCFEGWRGTRCEWKDIDN from the exons ATGACCACTCGTCAGTTGGAACCGCCCAGTCCCAAGCCCTTCCTTGTTATTTGGAACATTCCGTCGAAGAAGTGTGGAACTCGGTATGGAATTCTTCCTAAACTGACCAAATACGGAATACTTCACAACACTCATCAACACTTCTACGGAGAGGAAATCGTTATATTTTACGCCAATCACCTTGGTTTTTATCCTCGATTGTTGGCGGATGGAGAGGTGGTCAATGGCGGAATACCTCAG TTAGCCAATATGGACATGCACCTGGCTAAAGCACGAGGTGACATAGAAAAGCGGATTCCGAACGCAAACTTCAGTGGGTATGGTGTGATAGACTGGGAGTCCTGGCGGCCGATATTTCGACGTAACTGGGGTGTTCATCGCATGTACAAAGAAAGGGCTGTCAAAGCGATTGCTAAACAGTACCCATCCTGGAACTATACCACGGTCAAGGCATACGCCAAGAAAGAGTTTGACATATCTGCAAG GCGTTTCATTACAGCCACCCTGTCCCTGGCGAAAGACCTCCGGCCATTGGCCAAATGGGGATTTTACCTTTTCCCAGACTGCTATAATTTCCGAAACGGTCAAGACTACTGTGACAAGAAGCAAACCAAAAGAAACGACAG GTTGTGGTGGCTGTTTCGAGCCAGTGGAGCTCTCTACCCGTCAATATACCTCACTCAAAAACTCCGCCCCAAGTACCGGGCAGGTCACATCAAGGGTATCCTTCAGGAGGGCTACAGgatacaaaaaacacacacgaACAGAGCAAGGACTCCAGTTCTACCTTATGCCAGAATCAGATATAGCGATACAAACTTCCTTCTGTCACGG AATGATTTGGAAGGAACCATTGGACAAGCAGCTACATCTGGGTCATCAGGTATAGTTTTGTGGGAGAAATACGCTAACACAGTCGGAAAACGAAAGTGTGTCCAGCTTAAAAAATATGTCCAGAAAATGCTGGGACCTTTTTTGATGACCTTACAGAGATTTGTGACAGACTGCAGCAAAACTCTGTGTGAAGGACGAGGAAGAtgtgtacgtaaaaaacacttCCCGTCCAAAACAAGGCCACACCATTACAAGCACGGGTTTGTCTCTATGTTCGCCAAACACCAGCGGAGGTACGATCAGGCGTTTCGGTGCAGCTGTTTCGAAGGATGGCGCGGTACACGGTGTGAGTGGAAGGATATAGATAATTGA
- the LOC135468353 gene encoding tubulin-specific chaperone C-like yields MASNLASGTASSSSRGDGDQNLEDKKNLVTDKLQKREEERLDLVQKRRDEKEKESAVDEDAQLFTVNFARESNAIERDLKLCDSVKKSELPAYFDRMSVGVQNLQKSLSDATLYLPAYDVQHTQETIIKLQVDIHNKRGELLPKKKFAFKSKKKTLDKLDRPASGKTGASAEERNADIDDMTIELADCKFVDRNGEMLGMSGNAIKMKDVALARLSDCRVKLQGSPSAVHIRALKNCHVFCGPVSGSIFITDCSNCVFVLSCQQLRIHTTTESKFYIHVTSRAIIEDTTRVEFAPYNWKYDGLDDDYNMSGLDLSRNNWAYIDDFNWLASDQHSPNWSLIDEKDRVQAWDV; encoded by the coding sequence ATGGCTTCCAACCTGGCAAGCGGTACTGCATCTTCCAGTTCACGAGGTGATGGTGATCAAAACCTGGAAGATAAGAAAAACTTAGTGACCGATAAACTGCAGAAGAGGGAAGAGGAGCGTCTTGACCTTGTTCAGAAAAGGAGAGACGAGAAAGAGAAGGAATCTGCTGTCGATGAAGATGCGCAACTTTTCACTGTCAACTTCGCTCGGGAAAGTAACGCGATAGAGAGAGATTTAAAATTGTGCGATTCCGTAAAGAAATCCGAACTACCGGCTTATTTTGACAGAATGTCAGTGGGTGTGCAAAACCTGCAGAAATCCTTGTCTGACGCTACACTTTACCTTCCAGCCTACGACGTGCAGCATACCCAGGAAACCATCATTAAGCTTCAGGTTGACATCCATAACAAAAGAGGCGAACTCTTACCTAAAAAGAAGTTTGCTTTCAAATCTAAGAAAAAAACTTTAGACAAACTGGACCGCCCTGCGTCTGGTAAAACTGGGGCATCGGCAGAAGAGAGGAATGCAGATATCGACGATATGACAATAGAGCTGGCCGACTGTAAGTTTGTAGACAGAAATGGTGAAATGTTGGGGATGTCTGGCAACGCTATCAAAATGAAGGATGTGGCCTTAGCTAGGTTGTCGGACTGCAGGGTGAAGCTGCAGGGATCACCCAGTGCTGTGCATATAAGGGCCCTAAAAAACTGCCATGTTTTCTGTGGCCCTGTTAGCGGATCTATTTTCATCACTGATTGTTCgaattgtgtgtttgtgttgtcATGCCAACAGTTGCGTATCCACACAACCACCGAGTCcaaattttacattcatgtgaCAAGTCGGGCCATTATAGAAGATACAACAAGGGTAGAGTTTGCGCCCTACAACTGGAAATATGATGGCTTGGATGATGATTACAACATGTCAGGCCTTGACTTATCAAGGAACAACTGGGCATACATAGATGACTTTAACTGGTTAGCGAGCGATCAGCATTCCCCTAACTGGTCACTCATTGATGAAAAGGACAGAGTTCAAGCTTGGGATGTGTGA